In a single window of the Terriglobia bacterium genome:
- a CDS encoding CpsD/CapB family tyrosine-protein kinase, with protein sequence MPNPDELLDRICRIQKDGETGSLLLEKGEKEIKVYFREGLISAAATNVAQLQLGRFLSKLAHVDDSDVDLVLKEARRRRIPVGKAAVRRKLLEGTELEGLVREQIVQALAHALDNDFEIRSFKHTSDSFFMPARLDLNRLLLELARVNLQPFNLEPSRRIALTNGKGCSGLPWYPQELSVLNELTLPRTIQELAAATGLDYTRLGKVLCVFNSLHLISLVENTPSDETALVIRESFPFERLTPEIRKAGLSDKLETLLNESSFVSEQFKTLKVRLSEASSDRPLRVITVSSPHTQDGKSLISVNLAASCSRDPGRRIIIVDCDLRNPSLHQFLGTSLEPGLLGYLEGDYLQPYCYMRRCERLYFLTAGGVAPNPVELLSLEKMQKLIQYLKIEFDTIILDSPPFAPISDAQLLTSLSDGLILVVRCGRTSYSSIEKAFRNLDRNKLVGVVLNDVKPMMFNTQYDYKYYHYKSRDRYPYGKRKLAPHPKTYLEQ encoded by the coding sequence ATGCCCAACCCAGACGAACTTCTCGATAGAATCTGCCGCATCCAGAAGGATGGGGAAACCGGGTCTCTCTTACTCGAAAAGGGCGAAAAGGAGATCAAGGTCTATTTTCGTGAAGGGCTCATCAGCGCGGCCGCCACAAATGTCGCGCAACTGCAGCTGGGCCGGTTTCTGTCAAAGCTCGCGCATGTCGACGATTCCGATGTCGATCTCGTGCTGAAGGAAGCGCGCCGCCGGCGCATTCCGGTGGGAAAAGCCGCGGTACGCAGGAAGCTGCTCGAGGGAACAGAGCTGGAGGGCCTCGTTCGGGAGCAGATCGTTCAGGCACTGGCGCACGCGCTCGACAACGATTTCGAGATCCGGTCGTTCAAGCACACCTCGGATTCCTTTTTCATGCCTGCGCGGCTCGACCTCAACCGCCTGCTTCTCGAGCTGGCCAGGGTCAACCTCCAGCCGTTCAATCTGGAGCCCAGCCGGCGCATCGCCCTTACCAACGGAAAAGGCTGTTCCGGTCTTCCCTGGTATCCGCAGGAACTTTCCGTACTGAACGAGCTTACGCTGCCGCGGACGATTCAGGAGCTCGCTGCGGCCACCGGCCTGGATTATACGCGTCTCGGCAAGGTCCTGTGCGTGTTCAACTCCCTGCATCTGATTTCGCTTGTGGAGAACACTCCCAGCGATGAGACGGCCCTCGTCATCCGCGAGAGCTTCCCCTTCGAGCGTCTGACGCCCGAAATCCGCAAGGCCGGCCTGAGTGATAAGCTCGAGACCCTGCTCAACGAATCTTCCTTCGTCAGCGAGCAGTTCAAGACCCTCAAGGTCCGTCTCAGCGAAGCCTCCTCCGACCGGCCGCTCCGCGTCATCACGGTTTCGAGCCCTCACACCCAGGACGGCAAGTCGCTGATCAGCGTGAACCTTGCCGCTTCATGTTCCAGGGATCCGGGCCGGCGCATCATCATCGTCGATTGCGATCTGAGAAACCCGAGCCTGCACCAGTTCCTCGGGACTTCCCTCGAGCCTGGATTGCTCGGCTACCTGGAGGGCGATTACCTCCAGCCCTATTGCTACATGCGGCGCTGCGAAAGGCTCTATTTTCTGACCGCCGGGGGTGTTGCGCCCAATCCCGTCGAGCTGCTGTCACTCGAGAAGATGCAGAAGCTGATCCAATACCTGAAAATCGAGTTTGACACCATCATCCTCGATTCACCCCCCTTCGCCCCGATCTCGGATGCGCAGCTCCTGACGTCTTTGTCCGACGGCCTGATCCTGGTCGTCCGCTGCGGCCGGACTTCGTACAGCAGCATCGAGAAAGCTTTCCGGAACCTGGACCGCAACAAGCTGGTCGGCGTGGTCCTGAACGACGTCAAGCCGATGATGTTCAACACCCAGTACGACTACAAGTACTACCACTACAAAAGCCGGGATCGTTACCCCTACGGCAAGCGCAAACTTGCTCCCCACCCCAAAACCTATCTGGAACAATGA